One part of the Saprospiraceae bacterium genome encodes these proteins:
- a CDS encoding DUF2480 family protein, whose translation MNSEPILINRVNQSGLVTIKLEDFFPNHEIKEFDLKDYLFQGLILKEMDFRKALKEHHWDQYQNCYLTVFCSTDAIIPTWAYMLVASHAESFALDVAYGNKDEYLRNFYRQKIKSIDPKEYMDAKIVIKGCSEKEVPASAYLEITRLLKPYASSIMFGEPCSTVPVYKKAKV comes from the coding sequence ATGAATAGCGAACCCATTTTAATAAATCGGGTAAACCAGAGTGGACTGGTTACCATTAAGCTGGAAGATTTCTTTCCTAACCATGAAATTAAAGAATTTGATTTAAAAGACTATCTATTTCAAGGATTAATACTCAAAGAAATGGATTTTCGAAAAGCACTAAAGGAGCATCATTGGGATCAATATCAGAATTGTTATTTAACTGTTTTTTGTTCAACCGATGCAATAATTCCTACTTGGGCATATATGCTGGTTGCAAGTCACGCAGAATCCTTTGCTTTGGATGTGGCGTATGGCAACAAAGATGAATATTTACGAAACTTTTATCGTCAAAAAATAAAATCCATAGATCCAAAAGAATACATGGATGCTAAAATAGTCATTAAAGGTTGCAGCGAAAAAGAAGTTCCAGCTTCGGCATATTTAGAAATTACCCGACTCTTAAAACCATATGCAAGCTCTATTATGTTTGGAGAACCTTGTTCTACGGTGCCTGTTTACAAGAAAGCAAAAGTCTAA
- a CDS encoding glycosyltransferase family 39 protein, whose protein sequence is MFTKNRLFSTASKLSHLTDAQLIWVALLISLPAFLIHLGAVAFIGDEAIRSLVAYEMNLSENYLVPTLNGEAYFNKPPLFNWFIILMSELFGFYGEWPTRMVTIFFLSLYAWTIFYFIRKHFDQLTAISMTFMMLTCGRILVWDSMLGLIDICFSFIVYLNFMVIYHYRQKEKWLPLFILSYLLCSIAFLLKGIPAIVFQAISIVTALYLFGELKLKLFSKEHLIGILIGVIPILVYYFSYAYYVSLHTVIQVLIEQSMQRTATHHGLYKTFIHLFTFPFEQVYHFLPWSVLLVFIFHPKFLIWVNSQAFIRFNFWMMVANLPGILVVSRSLSKISFNVCTNV, encoded by the coding sequence ATGTTCACTAAGAATCGATTGTTTTCCACAGCCTCCAAATTATCCCATTTAACGGATGCACAACTTATATGGGTTGCACTGCTAATTAGTTTGCCAGCTTTTTTAATACATCTTGGTGCTGTTGCATTTATAGGGGATGAGGCAATCCGTAGCTTAGTTGCCTACGAAATGAACCTATCTGAAAATTATTTGGTCCCTACTTTAAATGGAGAAGCTTATTTTAATAAGCCTCCATTATTTAATTGGTTTATTATCCTGATGTCTGAATTATTTGGATTTTATGGAGAATGGCCTACCAGAATGGTGACGATTTTCTTTTTAAGTTTATATGCCTGGACGATATTTTATTTTATTAGAAAGCATTTCGATCAATTGACAGCCATATCAATGACATTCATGATGCTTACATGTGGAAGGATTTTAGTTTGGGATAGCATGTTAGGTTTGATTGATATTTGCTTTTCCTTCATAGTGTATTTGAATTTTATGGTGATTTACCATTATCGCCAGAAGGAAAAGTGGCTGCCTTTATTTATTCTTTCATATTTACTTTGTTCGATAGCATTTTTGTTAAAAGGAATACCCGCAATTGTTTTTCAGGCTATATCTATAGTTACGGCTTTGTATTTATTCGGTGAATTAAAACTAAAACTTTTCTCAAAGGAGCATTTAATAGGTATACTCATCGGGGTCATTCCAATTTTAGTGTATTATTTTAGCTATGCCTATTATGTTTCACTCCACACGGTGATTCAGGTTTTAATAGAACAATCAATGCAGCGCACTGCTACACATCATGGATTGTATAAAACGTTTATTCATTTGTTTACATTTCCATTTGAACAAGTGTATCATTTTCTTCCATGGTCGGTTTTACTTGTGTTTATTTTTCATCCAAAGTTTTTAATTTGGGTAAATAGTCAAGCATTTATACGATTTAATTTTTGGATGATGGTCGCTAATTTACCGGGTATATTGGTTGTCAGTCGAAGTTTATCCAAGATATCTTTTAATGTTTGTACCAATGTTTAA
- a CDS encoding VOC family protein has product MAIVNVYLTFNGNCLEAFNFYKSIFGGEFPYTGRFKDMPPQEGVPPLTEEFGEKIMHISLPISSETMLMGSDIGGPWASNFIHGNNFSISVNTESAQEADKLYKGLSEGGHATMPMSKTFWGSYFGMLSDKFGINWMVSFDETPNN; this is encoded by the coding sequence ATGGCTATAGTAAACGTTTACCTTACATTTAACGGCAATTGCCTTGAAGCATTTAATTTTTACAAATCGATTTTCGGTGGAGAATTTCCATATACTGGAAGATTTAAGGATATGCCTCCACAAGAAGGAGTGCCACCATTGACGGAGGAGTTTGGTGAAAAAATTATGCATATTTCATTACCGATTAGTAGTGAAACCATGCTTATGGGCAGTGATATTGGTGGACCCTGGGCATCTAATTTTATACATGGTAACAATTTTTCTATTTCTGTAAATACAGAAAGTGCACAAGAAGCGGACAAACTGTATAAGGGCCTTTCTGAAGGTGGCCATGCGACCATGCCCATGAGCAAGACTTTTTGGGGTTCGTATTTTGGGATGCTATCCGACAAGTTTGGTATTAATTGGATGGTAAGTTTTGATGAAACTCCGAATAATTAA
- a CDS encoding TIGR00266 family protein — protein sequence MASNHEIDYRIFGEEMQYVEVELDPGETAIAEAGSFLMMEDGIRMATIFGDGTQQETGFMGKVFSAGKRLLTGESLFMTTFTNEGGGKARVSFASPYAGKIIPLDLSLLDGKVIAQKDSFLCAAMGVSIGIELQRKLGTGIFGGEGFIMQKLEGDGMAFVHAGGFVKELNLGVGETLRIDTGCVVAYTNRVDFDIEFIKGIKNMVFGGEGLFYAVLRGPGKVWIQSLPISRLAARIMQYGGMRRKEEGSILGGLGNILDGN from the coding sequence ATGGCAAGTAATCATGAAATCGACTACCGGATATTCGGAGAAGAGATGCAATATGTTGAAGTTGAGCTAGATCCAGGTGAAACCGCGATTGCTGAGGCAGGTTCCTTTCTAATGATGGAAGACGGTATTCGGATGGCAACTATTTTTGGAGATGGAACCCAACAGGAAACTGGTTTTATGGGCAAAGTGTTTTCTGCAGGAAAGCGACTTTTGACGGGTGAAAGTTTATTTATGACAACCTTTACTAATGAAGGTGGTGGAAAAGCAAGGGTGAGTTTTGCTTCTCCATATGCAGGTAAAATTATCCCGCTTGATCTTAGTTTATTAGATGGAAAAGTAATTGCTCAAAAGGATTCATTTCTTTGTGCAGCCATGGGCGTATCTATAGGTATTGAATTACAACGTAAATTAGGAACCGGTATTTTTGGAGGCGAAGGTTTCATTATGCAAAAACTGGAAGGGGATGGAATGGCTTTTGTTCATGCCGGGGGATTCGTCAAAGAATTAAATTTAGGTGTTGGTGAAACACTCCGGATAGACACAGGATGTGTCGTAGCATATACCAATAGAGTTGATTTTGATATCGAATTTATTAAAGGGATTAAGAATATGGTTTTCGGTGGAGAAGGACTATTTTATGCTGTTCTAAGAGGACCTGGAAAAGTCTGGATACAATCTTTGCCAATAAGTCGACTCGCTGCCCGTATTATGCAATATGGAGGCATGAGAAGAAAGGAAGAAGGTAGTATACTTGGAGGTTTAGGAAATATATTAGATGGTAATTAA
- the radA gene encoding DNA repair protein RadA has protein sequence MSKFKTIYVCSNCGVTSPKWVGKCPSCDEWNTYIEEVTTKETKSSSKNAWKELAQGSSKSMSLSLEDIHIEDMERITTGDPELDRALGGGLVKGSVTLLAGQPGIGKSTLLLQMALSVNVDKVLYVSGEESEQQIKLRAERIQRSQTSCFLYAETNILLILAEAGRLKPGLLIVDSVQTLISDELESAPGTISQIRECSHQLIRYAKENETPVFIIGHINKEGDIAGPKLLEHMVDTVLQFEGDRLYAYRMLRTLKNRFGSTDEMSLYEMQSNGLRPITNPSELLLSQHEEKLSGSAISATMEGQRPLLIETQALVGAAVYSTPQRVANGFDARRMSLLLAVLEKRCGFYFGQQDVFLNLAGGIKISDPALDLAVIAAMISSLEDNALHRQICFAGEVGLSGEIRAVSKIEQRVQEAARLGFKAICLSKYNLKGWDPEKYKIKIVPLATVNELYEKVFSK, from the coding sequence ATGAGTAAGTTTAAAACCATTTATGTATGTTCCAACTGCGGGGTAACATCACCAAAATGGGTGGGAAAATGTCCATCCTGTGATGAATGGAATACATATATAGAAGAAGTTACAACCAAAGAAACGAAGTCATCCTCAAAAAATGCCTGGAAAGAACTTGCACAAGGATCCAGTAAATCTATGTCTTTAAGTCTTGAAGATATTCATATTGAAGATATGGAGCGAATTACCACCGGGGATCCTGAATTAGATCGTGCTTTAGGAGGTGGCTTGGTAAAAGGTTCAGTTACTTTATTAGCAGGCCAACCTGGTATTGGTAAATCAACATTGTTACTTCAAATGGCACTTTCTGTCAATGTTGACAAGGTATTGTATGTATCTGGGGAAGAAAGTGAACAACAAATTAAATTAAGAGCAGAGCGTATTCAAAGATCTCAAACTTCTTGTTTTTTATATGCTGAAACGAATATCCTTTTAATTTTAGCGGAAGCTGGTCGTTTAAAACCCGGCTTACTAATTGTTGATTCTGTTCAGACTTTAATTTCTGATGAATTAGAATCTGCGCCAGGTACTATTTCACAAATTCGGGAATGTAGTCACCAATTGATAAGATATGCAAAGGAAAATGAAACTCCGGTATTTATTATCGGGCATATTAATAAGGAAGGCGACATTGCGGGTCCTAAATTATTAGAGCATATGGTCGATACGGTCCTCCAATTTGAAGGAGATCGCTTATATGCATACCGTATGTTGCGCACTTTAAAAAACAGATTTGGTTCAACAGATGAAATGAGTCTTTATGAAATGCAATCTAATGGTTTACGTCCCATTACAAATCCATCGGAACTTTTATTGTCGCAACATGAAGAAAAATTAAGTGGCTCGGCAATCAGTGCAACGATGGAAGGTCAGCGTCCATTATTGATTGAGACACAAGCTTTGGTTGGAGCTGCTGTCTATTCAACTCCGCAGCGTGTTGCAAATGGTTTTGATGCCAGAAGAATGTCATTACTGTTGGCAGTTTTAGAAAAGCGATGTGGTTTTTATTTTGGCCAACAAGATGTCTTTCTCAATCTTGCAGGAGGTATTAAAATCAGTGATCCTGCTTTGGATCTGGCAGTCATTGCAGCCATGATTTCATCTCTCGAAGATAATGCCTTGCACCGGCAAATTTGTTTTGCAGGAGAAGTTGGGCTATCTGGTGAAATACGCGCCGTTTCTAAAATCGAACAACGTGTACAAGAAGCTGCAAGACTGGGCTTTAAAGCAATTTGTTTGTCTAAGTATAATTTAAAAGGATGGGATCCTGAAAAGTATAAAATTAAAATTGTTCCATTAGCTACGGTGAATGAATTATATGAGAAGGTATTTTCTAAATAA
- the scpB gene encoding SMC-Scp complex subunit ScpB — protein sequence MSANPYIPAVESLLFVSPQPISPADIKYCIENSLSVSLGVDEIEDAIFQITERYGDDSFGIELKEIAGGYQFLSKPAHFQVVAEHIKITNRKKLSKAAMESLAIIAYKQPISKSEIEQIRGVNSDHSIQKLMEKELVEIVGRSEGPGKPFLLGTSQRFMEYFGLKNMADLPKLKDFASIENEIGEPAPIEETVALDVPTSETILESENE from the coding sequence ATGAGTGCCAATCCGTATATACCTGCTGTTGAAAGTTTATTGTTTGTATCACCACAACCTATTTCGCCTGCTGATATAAAATATTGTATTGAAAATAGTCTTTCTGTAAGTTTGGGTGTCGATGAAATCGAGGATGCTATTTTTCAGATTACAGAACGCTATGGCGATGATAGTTTTGGAATTGAGCTAAAAGAAATTGCTGGAGGATACCAATTTTTATCAAAACCAGCTCATTTTCAAGTAGTTGCTGAACACATTAAGATAACGAATCGAAAAAAATTATCAAAAGCAGCAATGGAATCATTAGCAATTATTGCATATAAACAGCCTATATCGAAATCAGAAATCGAACAAATTCGCGGTGTAAATTCAGACCATTCGATTCAAAAATTAATGGAAAAAGAATTAGTCGAAATTGTTGGCAGATCAGAAGGTCCTGGAAAACCATTTTTATTAGGTACCTCCCAACGTTTTATGGAGTATTTTGGACTTAAAAATATGGCAGATCTACCAAAATTGAAAGATTTTGCAAGTATTGAAAATGAAATTGGTGAACCCGCTCCAATTGAAGAAACGGTTGCATTGGATGTTCCTACGAGTGAAACTATTCTAGAATCCGAAAATGAATAG
- a CDS encoding SET domain-containing protein-lysine N-methyltransferase has protein sequence MKTSNNENKIDARESEYLYTNHSQIPDAGIGLFTAIDIYKDEIIAIFKGKILTDAEARRRAKDGNDRYFINLLNGSIMDSMNAKCFAKYANDANGLSKSNFKNNAVITLDDNDKVCIVAIKNIKAGEELFCSYGKKYWKKHS, from the coding sequence TTGAAAACTTCAAATAACGAGAATAAAATTGATGCACGGGAGTCCGAATATTTGTACACAAATCATTCTCAAATTCCGGATGCAGGGATTGGATTATTTACTGCTATTGATATTTATAAAGATGAAATTATTGCAATTTTTAAGGGAAAAATATTAACCGATGCTGAAGCAAGGAGACGAGCAAAGGACGGAAATGATAGATACTTTATTAATTTGCTAAATGGAAGTATCATGGATTCGATGAACGCAAAGTGTTTTGCTAAATATGCAAATGATGCCAATGGATTATCAAAATCGAATTTTAAAAATAATGCGGTTATAACCTTAGATGATAATGATAAAGTTTGTATTGTGGCTATTAAAAACATAAAGGCAGGTGAAGAATTATTTTGTAGTTATGGTAAAAAATATTGGAAAAAGCATAGTTGA
- a CDS encoding flippase-like domain-containing protein has product MSVRIPKIRIPGWFKICLKIAVSIAIVLLILRKIDERLLFELIRTANPGFILLAICWFIISKLISAIRFSGFLQTQGIMLTVKQNLRFYWLGMYYNLLLPGGVSGDGYKIKVLMDTFNKPFKRLFSILLIDRITGVFALLQICLLMFLWIPQLQGYSYICFPGLILSFVGLWLIFKWFGENLSSILLKTSLQSLGVQGAQTLAALALVFALGQQSQWAGYLILFLISSLIAMVPFTIGGAGARELTFLYGASYLELQSEKAVAIGFLFYLISTAVSLFGMIFSFKRGVLEN; this is encoded by the coding sequence ATGAGTGTCAGAATTCCAAAAATACGAATTCCGGGATGGTTTAAAATTTGTCTTAAAATAGCCGTTTCGATTGCCATTGTTTTACTTATTTTACGAAAAATTGATGAGCGATTATTATTTGAATTAATTCGTACGGCAAATCCAGGATTTATTTTATTAGCAATATGCTGGTTTATAATATCAAAATTAATTTCTGCGATTCGATTTAGTGGATTTCTTCAAACCCAGGGAATAATGCTTACAGTGAAGCAGAATCTTCGTTTTTACTGGTTAGGAATGTATTATAATTTATTATTGCCTGGCGGTGTGAGTGGAGATGGATATAAAATAAAAGTATTGATGGATACTTTCAATAAACCTTTTAAGAGATTGTTTTCAATCTTGCTGATAGACCGGATTACCGGTGTGTTCGCTTTACTTCAAATCTGTCTTTTGATGTTTCTTTGGATACCCCAATTACAAGGCTATTCCTATATTTGTTTTCCAGGTTTGATTTTGAGTTTTGTGGGTTTATGGTTAATTTTTAAATGGTTTGGTGAGAATTTATCATCTATATTATTGAAAACGAGTTTACAGTCTTTAGGCGTGCAAGGGGCTCAAACCTTAGCTGCATTAGCACTGGTATTTGCCTTAGGACAACAATCACAATGGGCTGGATATCTAATTTTATTTTTAATTTCATCCCTGATTGCCATGGTTCCATTTACTATTGGTGGTGCCGGAGCAAGAGAACTTACATTTTTATACGGTGCAAGTTATTTAGAACTTCAATCTGAAAAAGCGGTAGCCATAGGATTTTTATTTTATCTGATATCTACTGCTGTATCTTTGTTTGGAATGATTTTTAGTTTTAAGAGAGGAGTATTAGAAAATTAG
- a CDS encoding glycosyltransferase family 2 protein translates to MQLKLSIVVCVYNEEQNILPLIENINRAIQDIDYEILFVDDGSTDSTLQKLKQIQNSRLKIIEFRRNYGQSAALAAGIEYATGNWIATMDGDLQNDPEDIPRMLKIAEERNLDMLAGIRQKRQDGFMLRKIPSKIANWMIRNASDVHLHDYGCTLKILKADLAKSLGIYGELHRFIPVLADLEGARMDETPVKHHARTFGSSKYGINRTMRVFSDLLLILYLKRFRHKPMHLFGGWGVLLTGLGSAIMFYLLGEKLLGHDIWGRPILILGTILIMAGLQLIVLGILSEMQVRTYYESQGKKTYRVRHIYQNGLRNT, encoded by the coding sequence ATGCAGCTGAAATTATCTATTGTTGTTTGTGTATATAATGAAGAACAGAACATTCTTCCATTAATTGAGAATATTAATCGGGCAATTCAGGACATTGATTATGAAATATTATTTGTGGATGATGGATCTACGGATTCAACATTGCAAAAATTAAAGCAAATACAAAATAGTCGATTAAAGATTATTGAGTTTCGAAGAAATTATGGTCAAAGTGCTGCCTTGGCAGCAGGTATAGAATATGCAACTGGAAATTGGATAGCGACCATGGATGGTGATTTGCAAAATGATCCTGAGGATATTCCCAGAATGTTGAAAATTGCAGAGGAACGCAACCTGGATATGTTAGCTGGTATTCGGCAAAAAAGGCAAGATGGTTTTATGCTGCGAAAAATACCTAGTAAAATTGCAAATTGGATGATCCGAAATGCATCGGATGTGCATCTTCATGATTATGGATGTACCTTAAAAATATTAAAAGCAGATCTTGCAAAAAGTCTTGGAATATATGGTGAATTGCATCGCTTCATTCCGGTTTTAGCAGATCTTGAAGGAGCCCGAATGGATGAAACGCCCGTGAAACATCATGCACGTACTTTTGGCTCTTCGAAATATGGAATTAATCGAACCATGCGTGTTTTTAGTGATCTATTATTAATTTTATATTTGAAGCGGTTCAGGCATAAGCCTATGCATCTATTTGGTGGATGGGGGGTATTATTGACAGGACTTGGTTCTGCTATTATGTTTTATTTATTAGGTGAAAAATTATTAGGACATGATATTTGGGGTCGACCTATATTAATTTTGGGTACCATATTAATAATGGCTGGTTTGCAATTAATCGTACTTGGTATTTTATCAGAAATGCAAGTGCGAACGTATTATGAATCCCAGGGTAAAAAAACGTATCGGGTACGTCATATTTATCAAAATGGATTGCGCAACACATGA
- a CDS encoding GDP-mannose 4,6-dehydratase — protein sequence MKILVTGAAGFIGSHVCERLLKQGHEVIGIDNFDTFYSLEIKEQNIQYLNTQSNFKLYRIDIRNVEALYEVFSNNQIQAIIHLAAKAGVRPSILQVHDYMEVNVLGLTNLLELCKTFQVMRFIFASSSSVYGNQRKTPFEETDDVSFPISPYAASKRSGELICYSYHHLHAIKIACMRLFTVYGPRQRPDLAIHKFIELAMRNEQIELYGIGDTMRDYTFVSDIVSGIEAITMQPGLEFEIFNLGNGNPISLVDMVRGLEVALDKKIPIKYIEKQAGDVDQTHASIQKAADYFGYKPQVSFEQGIKQFVDWYRK from the coding sequence ATGAAAATTTTGGTTACTGGTGCAGCTGGATTTATAGGATCACATGTATGTGAACGTCTATTGAAACAAGGACATGAAGTCATTGGTATTGATAATTTTGATACTTTTTATAGTCTGGAAATTAAAGAGCAGAATATTCAATATTTAAATACACAAAGTAATTTTAAATTATATAGGATAGACATTCGCAATGTGGAAGCGCTCTATGAAGTTTTTTCAAATAATCAAATACAGGCAATTATTCATTTAGCCGCAAAAGCTGGTGTCAGACCTTCCATATTGCAGGTTCACGATTATATGGAAGTGAATGTTTTGGGATTAACGAATTTGTTAGAATTATGCAAGACGTTTCAGGTAATGCGATTTATTTTTGCATCCTCTTCTTCAGTTTATGGCAATCAGAGAAAAACTCCATTTGAAGAAACAGATGATGTCAGTTTTCCAATATCTCCATACGCAGCCTCCAAACGAAGTGGTGAATTAATATGTTATAGTTATCACCATTTACATGCAATTAAAATTGCTTGTATGCGATTATTTACAGTGTATGGTCCTCGACAACGACCCGATCTTGCTATTCATAAGTTTATTGAATTGGCTATGCGAAATGAGCAAATAGAATTGTATGGGATTGGAGACACGATGCGTGATTATACATTTGTATCAGATATAGTTTCAGGAATCGAAGCGATTACTATGCAACCCGGTTTAGAGTTTGAAATTTTTAATTTAGGAAATGGGAATCCAATTAGTTTAGTCGACATGGTGCGAGGATTAGAAGTGGCTTTGGATAAAAAGATACCTATAAAATATATTGAAAAGCAGGCAGGTGATGTGGATCAAACGCATGCATCCATTCAGAAGGCGGCTGACTATTTTGGTTATAAGCCACAAGTAAGCTTTGAACAAGGGATCAAACAATTTGTCGATTGGTATCGGAAATGA